AGAATTTCCACCTGTCCGCGGCGGTAAACGTCAGCGTGCCGCCGTTTAATCCGTCTGTGGAGATATCCAGCCGTTTGATTTTGCCGGTGCGGACGGCTTCGTAAAGCGGTGCGAACCAGCGTTCTTCCCACTGCTGTAAAACCGATGCATACCGCTCCCTGTCTCCCGTCAGTCCGGACAGGCGCAAATCGTCCATAAACAGGATATGGTGCGTATCGGGCAGGTGCGCCGCCGTTTCTGCATAAGCTCGGAAGCTGTCGGGCAATGATCGGCGGTTCGGATGAAAACGGCTCCAAACCGTATCGGCAAAAACCGTGCCGCCCTGCCCGCCACCGTTCAGACCGTCCCAAAGCCACAGCCCGTTCAACTCGGGCAGCCCGCGTTTCCTGCGGTCATGATTGACGGGATGCGCGGCCAGCCACATTTGGATTTCGGTTTGGACGCGCAACCACGTTACCGCATCTTCTCCGTCCGGCTGATCGTCCGCACCCAACAATCCGCCCAAATCTAAAACAGGCTTCGCGCCCCAGCGGTATGGCCGTTGCATGGAAATCAGCCATAATTCGGGCAGGATGGGCGTAAAATGCCAAGAAATGTCGCGGTAAAATTCAGACAGGTCAAAACAAAGGCGTTCGGCCTCGCCTTTTCCGATGTCCAAATATTCCGCCGTCAGTACATTTGCCTGATGCATCCCCATCTTTTGCCAGACGGGAGAGGCAAGCGCAACGGCTTCAGACGGCATATTCAGGTCTTTCGCCGCATTTTCCGCCAACTCCCCGCACCACAAATAACGTGCGTAAAATGACGATGGTGCGCAGCGTTGCCGGTGCAGCGTGCCGTATCTCAGCATAGTATTGAATGCCGACAGGTTCAACGGAATACGGGCTTCGTCTTCATCCAAATTAAGCGAAGGGATGGCGAGTGTGAGTTTCATTGTTGAAATGTTTTCAAAAGACAGTTTTAGACGCAACATTATAGAGGATTCGGCACAAACGCCGTAGAAAAGGAGCAACATGGCAATCTTTCCGCTTTCGGAAAAGCATCGGAAATACGCGCTTCGTACGCTTGCCGTTACGATTATTTTGGTGTCGGCGGCATACATTGCTTCGACAGAGAGGACGGAACGCGTCAGACCGCAGCGCGTGGAACAAAAACTGCCACCGCTGTCTTGGGGCGGCAGCGGCGTTCAGACGGCATATTGGGTGCAGGAGGCGGTGCAGCCGGGCGACTCGCTCGGAGACGTGCTGGCGCGTTTGGGCATCGCTCGGGACGATATCGTCCAGATAACGGAAAAATATGGCGGCGAAGCCGATATGCGGCATTTGCGGGCCGACCAGTCGGTTCATGTTTTGGTCGGCAGCGACGGCAGTGCGCGCGAAGTGCAGTTTTTTACCGATGAGGAGGGCGAACGCAATTTTGTCGCTCTGGAGAAAAAAGGCGGCACATGGCGGCGATCAGGTTCCGAAGCGGACATGAAAGTATTACCCACGCTGCGTTCGGTCGTAGTCAAAACCTCGGCACGCGGCGCATTGGCGCGGGCGGAAGTACCTGTCGAAATCCGCGAATCCTTGAGCGGGATTTTTGCCGGCCGTTTCAACCTTGCAGATCTTCAGGAAGGAGATATCGTGCGCCTGCTCTACGACAGCCTGTATTTTCACGGTC
Above is a window of Neisseria sp. Marseille-Q6792 DNA encoding:
- a CDS encoding M23 family metallopeptidase; translated protein: MAIFPLSEKHRKYALRTLAVTIILVSAAYIASTERTERVRPQRVEQKLPPLSWGGSGVQTAYWVQEAVQPGDSLGDVLARLGIARDDIVQITEKYGGEADMRHLRADQSVHVLVGSDGSAREVQFFTDEEGERNFVALEKKGGTWRRSGSEADMKVLPTLRSVVVKTSARGALARAEVPVEIRESLSGIFAGRFNLADLQEGDIVRLLYDSLYFHGQQMATGDILAAEVVKGGTSYQAFYYRSGSKGSEGGNYYDQDGTVVQQKTGFNIEPLVYTRISSPFGYRMHPTLHTWRLHTGIDYAAPPGTPVKASADGIITFKGWKGGYGNAVMIQHANGVETLYAHLSAFSQAQGNVRSGEVIGFVGSTGRSTGPHLHYEARINGQPVNPASVALPTPELTQADKAKFARQKQKADALLASIRGIPVAVSQTD